CCTTCCTCAACACCAAGACGAATATAGCCAGAAACTTTGTTCCAATGCTGTTCGCTGATCAGTGCTCCTACTTGGGTTTTCGGATCCGTAGGATCTCCGACAATTAGGCGATTGGCGCGCTCAGCAAAGCGTTTAACAAATTCAGGGTAAATGCTTTCTTGGATAAAAATACGTGAGCCAGCAGTACAACGTTCACCGTTAATGGAGAAAATGGTAAATAGCGCTGCATCCAATGCACGCTCAATATCAGCATCTTCAAATACCAGAACAGGGGATTTACCACCAAGTTCCATTGAATATTTTTTCAGACCTGCATTTTGCATAATCATGCGGCCAGTCGCGGTGCCTCCCGTAAAGGACACTGCACGTACATCATGGTGTTTTACTAATGCATCGCCAGCGGTATTACCATAGCCTTGAACCACGTTAAGCACACCAGCAGGGATACCCGCCTCTAGCGCTAATTCACCTAAACGGTTTGCTGATAATGGTGATAGTTCTGACATTTTTAATACGGCGGTGTTACCTAACGCTAAGCAAGGTGCTGTTTTCCATGTTGCTGTCATAAATGGCACGTTCCATGGTGAAATAAGTGCACAGACACCAACAGGTTGGATCAGCGTATAGTTCATCATCTTGTCGTCAACAGGGTAGGTACGACCATTCATCTGTTGGCAAATTTCAGCGAAGAATTCAAAGTTATGGGAAGCGCGCGGGATCAACACATTTTTGGTTTGATGAATTGGTAGACCTGTATCTTGGGTCTCCATTTCAGCAATTTCAGGGACGTTTTGGTCGATCAGCTCACCAAGGCGACGCATTAACCGTGCACGCTCTTTCATTGGTGTGTTTGCCCATTTAGGGAAAGCCTCTTTTGCTGCGGCAACGGCTTGGTTGATTTCATCTTGCCCGCCTGAAGCCACTTCAGCTAGTACTTCACCAGTCGCGGGGCTGGTGGTTTGGAAGTACTCTTTGCTAGCAACGTTTTTGCCATTGATCCAATGATTAATCTTAGTCATTACACTCGCTCCTCATATTCTTTTTCGCTGACAATGTAGTTGATCAGTCTGCCAACACCTTCGACCTCAACAATGACTTCATCACCAGGTACCACATCGGAAAGCCCTTTTGGTGTTCCAGTCGCAATCATGTCGCCAGGTTGTAGGGTCATGAAATCACTGAGGTAGGCAATTAAAAACGGAATATTAAAAATGAGATCCGC
This portion of the Providencia manganoxydans genome encodes:
- the hpaE gene encoding 5-carboxymethyl-2-hydroxymuconate semialdehyde dehydrogenase: MTKINHWINGKNVASKEYFQTTSPATGEVLAEVASGGQDEINQAVAAAKEAFPKWANTPMKERARLMRRLGELIDQNVPEIAEMETQDTGLPIHQTKNVLIPRASHNFEFFAEICQQMNGRTYPVDDKMMNYTLIQPVGVCALISPWNVPFMTATWKTAPCLALGNTAVLKMSELSPLSANRLGELALEAGIPAGVLNVVQGYGNTAGDALVKHHDVRAVSFTGGTATGRMIMQNAGLKKYSMELGGKSPVLVFEDADIERALDAALFTIFSINGERCTAGSRIFIQESIYPEFVKRFAERANRLIVGDPTDPKTQVGALISEQHWNKVSGYIRLGVEEGATLLAGGPDKPTDLPAHLKNGNFLRPTVLADVDNRMRVAQEEIFGPVACLIPFKSEEDGLRMANDVEYGLASYIWTQDVSKILRLSRSIEAGMVFVNTQNVRDLRQPFGGVKASGVGREGGEYSFEVFAEMKNVCISYGDHNIPRWGV